Proteins found in one Triticum aestivum cultivar Chinese Spring chromosome 4D, IWGSC CS RefSeq v2.1, whole genome shotgun sequence genomic segment:
- the LOC123095623 gene encoding ferredoxin C 1, chloroplastic, which yields MAAASLLHLATPISSPRLHLGHNSATSLPRRQHHPQARLTAAPHPPRAHRVTIEHGGESRVVEMEEDENILERALEEGLDVPHDCKLGVCMTCPARLVSGRVDQSDGMLSDDVVAQGYALLCAAYPRSDCTIRVIPEDELLQVQLATAND from the coding sequence atggccgccgcctcgctGCTCCACCTCGCCACCCCcatctcctccccgcgcctccaccTCGGCCACAACTCCGCCACCAGCCTACCCCGCCGGCAGCATCACCCGCAGGCCCGGCTGACGGCGGCGCCGCACCCGCCGCGGGCGCACCGGGTGACGATCGAGCACGGCGGCGAGTCGCGGGTGGTGGAGATGGAGGAGGACGAGAACATCCTGGAGCGCGCGCTGGAGGAGGGGCTGGACGTGCCGCACGACTGCAAGCTCGGGGTGTGCATGACCTGCCCGGCCCGGCTGGTGTCCGGCAGGGTGGACCAGAGCGACGGCATGCTCAGCGACGACGTGGTGGCGCAGGGCTACGCGCTGCTCTGCGCCGCCTACCCGCGCTCCGACTGCACCATCCGCGTCATCCCCGAGGACGAGCTGCTCCAGGTCCAGCTCGCCACCGCCAACGACTGA